A window of the Microbacterium sp. LWH13-1.2 genome harbors these coding sequences:
- a CDS encoding metalloregulator ArsR/SmtB family transcription factor yields the protein MADSASDIFAALAHPTRRQILQDLKEGELAAGEIASRFSSSGPTISRHLSVLRQAGLVSERRDANRILYSLVGERLALSVGDFLSTVCPEQMVLREVRKRGSGRGAQTPAEA from the coding sequence ATGGCAGATAGCGCGTCAGACATCTTCGCCGCGTTGGCCCACCCGACCCGGCGTCAGATCCTCCAGGACCTCAAAGAGGGAGAGCTCGCGGCGGGCGAGATCGCCTCACGATTCTCGTCGAGCGGGCCGACCATCTCGAGGCACCTCAGCGTGCTCCGTCAGGCCGGTCTCGTCAGCGAGCGCCGCGATGCCAACCGCATCCTGTACTCGCTCGTGGGCGAGCGCCTGGCGCTCTCGGTCGGCGACTTCCTCTCGACCGTGTGCCCCGAGCAGATGGTGCTCCGCGAGGTGCGCAAACGCGGCTCCGGCCGTGGAGCACAGACTCCCGCTGAAGCCTGA
- the hemB gene encoding porphobilinogen synthase — translation MSFPDVRLRRLRQSPAVRGLVRETSLEPRQLVLPLFVREGITEAAPIGSMPGVAQHSLDSLRKAATEAAEAGVGGVMLFGVPAVRDAQGSGADDPKGILNVATEALAAEVGDALVVQTDLCLDEFTDHGHCGVLAEDGSVDNDATLERYASMALAQARAGSQLLGLSGMMDGQVAVIREALDSDGYTDVLLLAYAAKYASAFYGPFREAVDSQLTGDRRTYQLDPGNRREGVREAVVDEEEGADIVMVKPAMAFLDVLREVRDTVHIPVWAYQVSGEYAMIEAAAANGWIDRRASILESLLSIRRAGADVVLTYWATEAARWLRG, via the coding sequence GTGAGCTTCCCCGACGTCCGACTGCGCCGACTGCGTCAGTCCCCGGCCGTCCGTGGTCTGGTGCGCGAGACCTCTCTCGAGCCGCGTCAACTGGTGCTGCCGCTGTTCGTGCGCGAAGGCATCACCGAGGCCGCGCCGATCGGCTCGATGCCCGGGGTCGCGCAGCACTCGCTCGACTCGCTGCGGAAGGCCGCGACGGAGGCCGCCGAGGCAGGCGTCGGGGGTGTGATGCTGTTCGGCGTGCCCGCCGTGCGCGATGCGCAGGGCTCGGGTGCGGATGACCCGAAGGGCATCCTGAATGTCGCGACCGAGGCGCTCGCTGCCGAGGTCGGCGACGCGCTCGTGGTGCAGACCGACCTGTGCCTCGACGAGTTCACCGACCACGGGCACTGCGGCGTTCTCGCGGAAGACGGCTCGGTCGACAACGACGCCACGCTCGAGCGCTACGCATCGATGGCACTCGCGCAGGCCCGCGCCGGCTCCCAGCTGCTCGGCCTGTCGGGGATGATGGACGGCCAGGTCGCCGTCATCCGCGAGGCGCTCGACTCGGACGGCTACACCGACGTGCTTCTGCTCGCCTACGCGGCGAAGTACGCGAGCGCGTTCTACGGCCCGTTCCGCGAGGCCGTCGACTCTCAGCTCACAGGCGATCGCCGCACTTACCAGCTCGACCCCGGCAACCGCCGCGAGGGTGTGCGCGAGGCCGTCGTCGATGAGGAGGAGGGCGCGGACATCGTCATGGTGAAGCCGGCAATGGCCTTCCTCGACGTGCTGCGCGAGGTTCGAGACACCGTGCATATTCCGGTGTGGGCATACCAGGTGTCTGGTGAGTACGCCATGATCGAGGCGGCTGCGGCGAACGGCTGGATCGATCGTCGCGCGTCGATCCTCGAGTCCCTCCTGTCGATCCGTCGGGCAGGTGCCGACGTCGTCCTCACGTACTGGGCCACCGAAGCCGCCCGCTGGCTGCGCGGCTGA
- a CDS encoding glutamate-1-semialdehyde 2,1-aminomutase has product MTDRNDDLFSAARTVIPGGVNSPVRAYGSVGGTPRFLASAKGATVTDAAGNEYVDLVASWGPALLGHAQPEVVAAVQEAATRGLSFGAPTEGEVELAQLIADRVRFGEVRPIERVRLVSTGTEATMTAIRLARGATGRDLLVKFAGHYHGHSDGLLAAAGSGVATLALPGSAGVPAPIAAQTLVIDYNDPDALAAVFAEHGDRIAAVIVEAAAANMGVVPPAPGFNRLLADTAHAHGALLILDEVLTGFRVHPAGFWGLQAAAGEDYLPDIITFGKVVGGGMPLAALGGRAEVMDMLAPVGPVYQAGTLSGNPLSVAAGLATLRLATPEVYATVDAAAARVAGALDAALTDAGVTHAVAHAGNLFSASFRASAPRTYAEAQAQESFRYAPFFHAMRERGVALPPSVFEAWFLTAAHGEEELQRIESALPIAARAAAQATA; this is encoded by the coding sequence GTGACCGACCGCAATGACGACCTGTTCTCCGCTGCCCGCACGGTGATCCCCGGCGGCGTGAATTCGCCGGTGCGCGCGTACGGTTCCGTCGGCGGTACGCCGCGTTTCCTCGCGTCTGCGAAGGGCGCGACGGTCACGGATGCCGCGGGCAACGAGTACGTCGACCTGGTCGCCTCGTGGGGCCCTGCACTGCTCGGACATGCGCAGCCCGAGGTCGTCGCCGCGGTGCAGGAGGCTGCCACCCGAGGGCTCTCGTTCGGCGCTCCGACCGAGGGCGAGGTCGAACTCGCCCAGCTGATCGCAGACCGCGTGCGATTCGGCGAGGTCCGACCCATCGAGCGGGTGCGCCTGGTGTCGACCGGCACCGAGGCCACCATGACGGCGATCCGCCTCGCGCGGGGTGCGACAGGCCGCGACCTGCTGGTGAAGTTCGCCGGCCACTATCACGGGCACTCCGACGGCCTCCTCGCGGCGGCGGGATCGGGCGTCGCGACGCTCGCACTGCCGGGGTCTGCGGGTGTTCCCGCGCCGATCGCGGCCCAGACTCTGGTCATCGACTACAACGACCCTGATGCGCTGGCTGCGGTCTTCGCCGAGCACGGTGATCGCATCGCCGCGGTGATCGTCGAGGCGGCAGCCGCCAACATGGGCGTGGTGCCGCCTGCGCCCGGATTCAATCGGCTGCTGGCCGACACTGCCCACGCGCACGGAGCACTGCTCATCCTCGACGAGGTGCTGACGGGCTTCCGCGTGCACCCGGCGGGTTTCTGGGGGCTTCAGGCTGCGGCAGGCGAGGACTATCTGCCCGACATCATCACGTTCGGCAAGGTCGTCGGCGGAGGAATGCCCCTGGCAGCTCTCGGCGGACGTGCCGAGGTCATGGACATGCTGGCGCCCGTGGGTCCCGTCTACCAGGCGGGCACACTCTCGGGTAACCCGCTCTCGGTCGCAGCGGGCCTCGCGACGCTGCGCCTCGCGACGCCGGAGGTCTATGCGACGGTCGATGCGGCGGCCGCTCGCGTCGCCGGTGCGCTGGATGCCGCGCTGACCGATGCCGGTGTCACGCACGCCGTCGCCCATGCGGGGAACCTGTTCAGCGCGTCCTTCCGAGCTTCGGCGCCTCGTACGTATGCCGAGGCACAGGCGCAGGAGTCGTTCCGATACGCGCCGTTCTTCCACGCCATGCGCGAGCGGGGGGTCGCGTTGCCGCCCAGCGTGTTCGAAGCGTGGTTCCTGACCGCCGCTCACGGCGAGGAGGAGCTGCAGCGCATCGAGTCGGCGCTGCCGATCGCCGCCCGTGCGGCGGCGCAGGCGACCGCCTGA
- a CDS encoding phage holin family protein, producing the protein MPRGYRDRAEDSLLSLIGDLPELISSLVKAEINAAKAWVSKTAKDAGIGSVWFLVALFFLFWAVPVILVFAIAGLSSWWPVWLSALAVLGILILAVLLFALLGILKFRKVLARKNPAQAVGEDIRLVKEAGDDEL; encoded by the coding sequence ATGCCCCGCGGATACCGCGACCGTGCCGAGGACAGCCTGCTGTCCCTGATCGGCGACCTCCCCGAACTCATCAGCAGCCTGGTCAAGGCCGAGATCAATGCGGCCAAGGCGTGGGTCTCGAAGACCGCGAAGGATGCGGGCATCGGGTCCGTCTGGTTCCTGGTCGCCCTGTTCTTCCTGTTCTGGGCCGTGCCGGTGATCCTGGTGTTCGCGATCGCGGGACTCTCGTCCTGGTGGCCGGTGTGGCTGTCGGCGCTCGCCGTCCTCGGCATCCTGATCCTCGCCGTGCTGCTGTTCGCGCTGCTCGGCATCCTGAAGTTCCGCAAGGTGCTCGCCCGGAAGAACCCCGCGCAGGCGGTGGGCGAGGACATCCGACTCGTGAAGGAGGCCGGCGATGACGAACTCTGA
- a CDS encoding FAD-dependent oxidoreductase has protein sequence MTPKPANRESTRAEPADLVARAAKRHIVVVGGGAGGLIAARECVKVGMRVTLLEGSDAVGGAIRRAELDGIVVDAGAESYATRGGRVRALLEELGLTDRIVAPAAGGAWLAGIPGVGAAPLPVGGILGIPGNPFQEDVRRVIGWSGAWRAYLDRVRPPLTIGHNHSLGKLVSSRMGAKVRDRLVAPVTTGVYSASPDDVDVDIAAPGLNAALTSVGSLSGAVQALREQSAARAAQAPGAAVEGIDGGMMVLVEALVADIEKLGGVVRTAARVTDITQAGDAWSVRAEAKTTVDASDESDAGEAEDLDLTADGVVIATSEDVARRLLDKAVPALAETTAADAPEIEIVTLLLAASALDGAPRGTGVLTVPGSHTAKALTHSSAKWGWVRDAAGGRHLLRVSFGAQGEPAATAGLDDAAAARLALREASALLGVPLPESVLVDAHRARYVQSQPASIIGSAARREAARSAIQAVSGVAAVGAWLAGTGLAQVIPDAREEADRLRRALLWD, from the coding sequence ATGACCCCGAAGCCCGCGAACCGTGAGTCGACCCGTGCCGAGCCCGCAGATCTGGTCGCCCGCGCGGCGAAGCGACACATCGTCGTGGTCGGCGGAGGCGCCGGCGGGCTGATCGCAGCCCGCGAGTGCGTGAAGGTCGGCATGCGCGTGACGCTGCTGGAGGGCTCGGATGCCGTGGGCGGAGCGATCCGTCGTGCCGAGCTCGACGGGATCGTGGTCGACGCAGGCGCCGAGAGCTACGCGACCAGGGGCGGCCGGGTGCGCGCGCTCCTCGAGGAGCTCGGGCTCACCGATCGCATCGTCGCGCCCGCGGCAGGAGGCGCCTGGCTCGCCGGCATCCCCGGTGTCGGGGCCGCACCGTTGCCGGTCGGCGGCATCCTCGGCATCCCCGGCAACCCGTTCCAGGAGGACGTCCGCCGCGTCATCGGATGGTCGGGAGCGTGGCGTGCGTACCTCGATCGGGTGCGCCCGCCGCTGACGATCGGCCACAACCACAGCCTCGGCAAGCTGGTGTCGTCGCGCATGGGCGCCAAGGTCCGCGATCGTCTCGTGGCACCCGTGACGACCGGTGTGTACTCCGCCTCGCCCGACGACGTCGACGTCGACATCGCTGCTCCGGGTCTCAACGCCGCGCTGACGAGCGTCGGCTCGCTGTCGGGAGCCGTCCAGGCACTGCGCGAGCAGAGCGCAGCGCGCGCCGCCCAGGCTCCCGGCGCCGCGGTCGAGGGGATCGACGGCGGCATGATGGTGCTGGTCGAGGCGCTCGTCGCAGACATCGAGAAACTCGGCGGGGTGGTCCGCACGGCCGCTCGCGTGACGGACATCACCCAGGCGGGGGATGCCTGGTCGGTGCGGGCCGAGGCGAAGACGACTGTCGACGCGAGCGATGAGTCCGATGCCGGCGAGGCGGAAGATCTCGATCTCACCGCCGACGGGGTCGTGATCGCCACCTCTGAGGATGTCGCGCGCCGGCTGCTCGACAAGGCGGTGCCCGCACTCGCCGAGACCACGGCGGCCGACGCCCCCGAGATCGAGATCGTGACCCTGTTGCTGGCTGCGTCGGCGTTGGACGGCGCCCCTCGTGGCACCGGTGTGCTCACTGTCCCCGGAAGTCACACGGCCAAGGCGCTGACCCACTCGAGTGCGAAGTGGGGCTGGGTGCGCGACGCAGCCGGCGGCCGGCACCTCCTGCGCGTCTCCTTCGGGGCGCAGGGCGAGCCTGCTGCGACAGCGGGCCTCGACGACGCCGCTGCTGCGCGACTCGCCTTGCGTGAAGCATCCGCTCTGCTCGGCGTCCCGCTGCCCGAAAGCGTCCTCGTCGACGCGCATCGTGCGCGCTACGTGCAGTCGCAGCCCGCATCGATCATCGGCTCGGCCGCGCGACGCGAGGCGGCGCGAAGCGCCATCCAGGCGGTCTCCGGGGTCGCAGCGGTGGGGGCGTGGCTCGCCGGCACCGGTCTCGCGCAGGTCATCCCGGATGCGCGAGAGGAAGCGGATCGCCTTCGTCGAGCACTGCTCTGGGACTGA
- a CDS encoding DUF222 domain-containing protein → MTSATDNGLEQRRELLDSWVEKRRQIACLEAEASDLLAERMRLARTDSDDSPFHRDAIHRSMVAEYAAAARMTQGSVEYAFTDAGFLDASHPRVREAFRRGSISGAHVREIVRAAGVVREAVNNGRADADALPLYDTVAVIVAERETAARTRVHLRELAAVLAGSTTTERHARAASERTVTVRPAGDGLSVLTVVLPEHLAAAILDRLTQLAHAVIDGRDDREPALEPIDDGEDPIYPEDIAHDDPSRDDYAIFGEGTFTTDPTCPAGPAVEHIPADTRTIDQVRADLLIDLLLASDPSAAAGSGLDNIRGRIHVTVAATTLAGYDDRSAQLDGHGPLHPDVARDLAGRNGGWSRLFLDPTGLVVETDTYRPTEPMRRFLRARDQHCRFPGCRMPVHRCQIDHTFDHAKGGRTDIHNLGHLCATHHVIKHPDVADEHRWTARQLPDGTIDWLSPLGRTYRDSPRRRVIFV, encoded by the coding sequence ATGACATCCGCCACCGACAACGGTCTCGAGCAGCGCCGGGAGCTGCTCGACTCCTGGGTCGAGAAGCGGCGGCAGATCGCCTGTCTCGAGGCGGAGGCATCTGACCTCCTCGCCGAGCGGATGCGGCTCGCCCGTACGGATTCCGATGACAGCCCGTTCCACCGCGATGCGATCCATCGATCTATGGTCGCGGAATACGCGGCAGCAGCCCGCATGACCCAGGGCAGCGTCGAGTACGCCTTCACCGACGCGGGCTTCCTCGACGCCAGCCATCCGCGCGTGCGCGAGGCGTTCCGGCGCGGCAGCATCAGCGGTGCGCACGTCCGCGAGATCGTACGCGCTGCCGGAGTCGTGCGCGAGGCGGTGAACAACGGCCGAGCGGACGCCGATGCACTGCCGCTGTACGACACCGTCGCCGTCATCGTCGCCGAGCGTGAGACTGCTGCGCGCACACGTGTGCATCTGCGCGAGCTGGCGGCGGTGCTGGCGGGCTCGACGACCACCGAGCGCCACGCACGTGCGGCGTCGGAGCGCACGGTGACCGTGCGGCCTGCAGGAGACGGGCTCTCCGTCCTGACTGTCGTGCTTCCCGAGCATCTCGCCGCCGCGATCCTCGATCGCCTCACCCAGCTCGCTCACGCCGTCATCGACGGACGGGACGACCGCGAGCCGGCGCTCGAGCCGATCGATGACGGCGAAGATCCGATCTATCCGGAGGACATCGCTCACGACGATCCGTCACGCGATGACTACGCGATCTTCGGAGAGGGGACGTTCACGACCGACCCCACCTGCCCCGCGGGGCCCGCGGTCGAGCACATCCCGGCAGACACACGCACGATCGATCAGGTGCGCGCCGATCTGCTGATCGACCTCTTGCTCGCGTCCGACCCGAGCGCCGCTGCCGGCTCGGGGCTCGACAACATTCGGGGACGGATCCACGTCACGGTGGCCGCGACCACTCTCGCAGGGTACGACGATCGTTCCGCCCAGCTCGACGGGCATGGTCCTCTTCACCCCGACGTCGCTCGCGACCTCGCCGGCCGAAACGGCGGCTGGTCACGCCTGTTCCTCGATCCGACCGGCTTGGTCGTCGAGACCGACACCTACCGCCCCACCGAGCCGATGCGACGATTCCTACGTGCCCGAGACCAGCACTGTCGATTCCCCGGATGCAGGATGCCGGTGCATCGGTGCCAGATCGATCACACCTTCGATCATGCGAAGGGCGGCAGGACGGACATCCACAATCTGGGTCACCTCTGTGCGACCCATCATGTGATAAAGCATCCCGATGTCGCAGACGAGCACAGGTGGACGGCGCGCCAGCTGCCCGACGGCACGATCGACTGGCTCAGCCCGCTCGGGCGCACCTACAGGGATTCACCGCGACGGCGAGTCATTTTCGTCTGA
- the hemC gene encoding hydroxymethylbilane synthase has product MSIQSTRTTPIRLGTRRSALAQAQSGHVAAALERISGRTVELVPITSEGDTNRASLSEIGGQGIFATRLREALLAGECDFLVHSLKDLPTVIPEGLVIAATPVREDARDVAITRGGTPLHELRSGSKVGTGSPRRIAQVRRRAPHAEVVDIRGNVDSRLQRVASGELDAVILAAAGLSRLGSDSPLRREELGLAEWPTAPGQGSLAVETTTDAPEELLSALAELDDEATRLAVTVERAVLEGLDAGCQAPMAAHAVVDGDEIRVRTVVYAADGTRRIGLDVTEALNGEYIRRNGSGNGADAAGGADPMHAAREIGLSVAHRLLEQGAADLVSREHSSS; this is encoded by the coding sequence ATGAGCATTCAGAGCACTCGGACCACACCGATCCGACTGGGCACCCGCCGCAGCGCGCTCGCGCAGGCGCAGTCCGGTCACGTCGCCGCCGCCCTCGAGCGGATCTCGGGTCGCACCGTCGAGCTGGTTCCGATCACGAGCGAGGGCGACACGAACCGTGCCTCGCTGTCGGAGATCGGCGGTCAGGGCATCTTCGCCACGCGTCTGCGTGAGGCGCTGCTCGCGGGAGAGTGCGACTTCCTCGTGCACTCCCTGAAGGACCTGCCCACCGTGATCCCGGAGGGCCTCGTGATCGCTGCCACCCCCGTGCGCGAGGACGCTCGCGATGTCGCGATCACTCGTGGGGGCACGCCGCTGCATGAGCTGCGTTCCGGCAGCAAGGTCGGCACCGGGTCGCCCCGGCGCATCGCGCAGGTGCGACGCAGGGCTCCGCACGCCGAGGTCGTCGACATCCGCGGCAACGTGGACTCCCGACTGCAGCGGGTCGCATCGGGGGAGCTGGATGCCGTCATCCTGGCTGCCGCCGGATTGTCGCGTCTCGGCTCCGACTCGCCGCTTCGGCGCGAGGAGCTCGGTCTCGCCGAGTGGCCGACCGCGCCGGGGCAGGGATCGCTCGCGGTCGAGACGACGACGGATGCTCCGGAGGAGCTGCTCTCGGCGCTCGCCGAACTCGATGACGAGGCCACCCGCCTCGCCGTCACCGTGGAGCGCGCTGTGCTCGAAGGACTCGACGCGGGATGCCAGGCTCCGATGGCCGCACACGCGGTCGTCGACGGCGATGAGATCCGCGTCAGGACGGTGGTCTACGCGGCCGACGGGACCCGGCGTATCGGCCTCGACGTCACCGAAGCCCTGAACGGGGAGTATATTCGTCGGAACGGCAGCGGCAACGGAGCGGATGCTGCCGGTGGTGCAGACCCGATGCACGCAGCACGCGAGATCGGGTTGTCTGTCGCCCATCGGCTGCTCGAGCAAGGGGCGGCCGACCTCGTCTCCCGAGAGCATTCCTCATCATGA
- a CDS encoding uroporphyrinogen-III synthase encodes MTNSKQDRPLDGWRILVPRGGPWGDGVAASLRAQGAVPVVAPLINFAPTTDQAALDVALAQLAGGSYDWLTVTSATTVDVMFAHRAVVPRGTKIAAVGETTAAALQAVGYEVALVPEQDNSAEGMAEQLIALETQPRRILALRSEIAKPVLSVLLQEAGHDVDSVVAYRTVGVPVTDRIKRDVENGRINAILITSGSVAAQVREQFPEIPDETLLAAIGPRTAKDAGKAGLPITVVADKQTVDALIDAVSTFTLPHAADELAP; translated from the coding sequence ATGACCAATTCGAAGCAGGACCGACCGCTGGACGGCTGGCGCATCCTCGTACCCCGCGGAGGCCCGTGGGGCGACGGTGTGGCAGCGAGCCTGCGCGCGCAGGGCGCGGTGCCCGTCGTCGCGCCGCTGATCAACTTCGCACCGACCACCGACCAGGCGGCGCTCGACGTGGCGCTCGCACAGCTCGCCGGCGGGTCGTACGACTGGCTGACGGTGACGAGCGCGACCACCGTCGACGTGATGTTCGCCCACAGGGCCGTCGTGCCGCGCGGCACGAAGATCGCCGCCGTCGGCGAGACCACGGCTGCCGCTCTGCAGGCCGTCGGGTACGAGGTCGCGCTGGTTCCCGAGCAGGACAACTCGGCCGAAGGCATGGCCGAGCAGCTGATCGCTCTCGAGACGCAGCCACGCCGCATCCTGGCCCTGCGCAGCGAGATCGCGAAGCCCGTGCTCAGTGTGCTGCTGCAGGAGGCGGGCCACGACGTCGACAGCGTGGTGGCATATCGCACGGTCGGCGTGCCTGTCACGGATCGCATCAAGCGTGATGTCGAAAACGGCCGCATCAACGCCATCCTGATCACGAGCGGTTCTGTCGCGGCGCAGGTGCGCGAGCAGTTCCCCGAGATCCCCGATGAGACGCTTCTGGCGGCGATCGGTCCTCGGACGGCGAAGGACGCCGGAAAGGCCGGCCTGCCGATCACGGTCGTCGCCGACAAGCAGACCGTGGATGCGCTGATCGATGCGGTGTCGACCTTCACCCTCCCGCACGCGGCAGACGAGCTGGCACCGTGA
- the hemQ gene encoding hydrogen peroxide-dependent heme synthase, translated as MSDEREENPSGFTLWAVWRRNPDVPVTESDSTELETIVSYVEDSGVTVRGFYDVSGLKADADLLVWLHGDTAEDLQKALRRLRRTELLRTLLPVWNVMGVHRDAEFNRAHVPGFLRGVEPKDWLCLYPFVRTPEWYLAPEEERRKMLADHGRKGAAFTGVIANTVAAFALGDYEWILPLEADDVTELVDLMRDLRYTDARLYVKEEVPFYTGRRLRFDEIADVLQ; from the coding sequence ATGTCCGATGAGCGCGAAGAGAACCCGTCCGGCTTCACCCTGTGGGCCGTCTGGCGACGAAACCCCGACGTTCCGGTCACCGAATCCGATTCGACCGAACTCGAGACGATCGTCTCGTACGTCGAGGACTCCGGCGTCACGGTTCGCGGCTTCTACGATGTCTCGGGCCTGAAGGCCGACGCCGACCTGCTCGTCTGGCTGCACGGCGACACCGCAGAAGACCTCCAGAAGGCCCTCCGGCGCCTGCGTCGCACCGAGCTGCTGCGCACGCTGCTGCCGGTGTGGAACGTCATGGGCGTGCACCGCGACGCGGAGTTCAACCGCGCTCACGTGCCCGGGTTCCTGCGGGGTGTCGAGCCCAAGGACTGGCTGTGCCTGTACCCGTTCGTGCGCACGCCCGAGTGGTATCTCGCGCCCGAGGAGGAGCGTCGGAAGATGCTCGCCGATCACGGTCGCAAGGGCGCCGCATTCACGGGCGTCATCGCGAACACCGTGGCCGCATTCGCTCTCGGCGACTACGAGTGGATCCTGCCGCTCGAGGCCGATGACGTCACCGAGCTCGTCGACCTCATGCGCGACCTGCGCTACACCGATGCGCGTCTGTACGTGAAGGAGGAGGTCCCCTTCTACACGGGGCGTCGCCTCCGGTTCGACGAGATCGCGGACGTGCTGCAGTAG
- a CDS encoding ATP-binding cassette domain-containing protein gives MPDGQVLEFTRVTKRFNDVTAVSDFSARVEPGVVTAFLGPNGAGKTTTLRILLGQVRANSGTATIGGVAFPELRHPLRTIGSVLEETVYRPRRSAARQLTIAAKANGIPLSRVDEVLSLVGLEHESEGRIGSFSLGMRQRLSVAHALLGDPGALVFDEPANGLDPEGIRWMRLLMRRLADEGRTVLVSSHVLSEIEQVADHVLVLSKGQLMLSSGIEKLADPSAGSVVVDAADRAALKAALSAAGLEVEVLRSGLTVRGSNAGKVGAIAASAGIALTTLVQRGPTLEDVFIELVRGGTLAPHAIAAASQFIAPEAETGTSDAALDAAPATTVLPAVIGEAAADASVDTVDASVETVDAADGSDGSDDAEDAPADDAANVDEGAEIAETDASETESSADGATGTAASDAAAPEAAASDAGQTDAAAQTDAAAADAAEAKADDAAYAAAAARDVEHAAAELGYAADASDANDAEDAADVVSEAAEAEEHSGHDADADGASDDGDAVSAEGARPSFDDILFGTASANDAEPSVDAGTESAPAVEGIDEHSGVEFFTEVPASDEPVSDEPVSDEPVSDDDSAAAEGDASDDDPRSAAVSSMLAAAARAYYEDEPKDYPLGESEAPEPSSDAQTDNHDDEHHEQHDGEHHRS, from the coding sequence ATGCCCGACGGACAGGTGCTCGAGTTCACGCGCGTCACCAAGCGCTTCAATGACGTGACGGCGGTGTCAGACTTCTCCGCACGAGTCGAGCCCGGCGTCGTGACCGCTTTCCTCGGCCCGAACGGAGCCGGGAAGACCACGACGCTGCGCATCCTGCTCGGCCAGGTGCGCGCAAACTCCGGCACGGCCACGATCGGCGGGGTCGCTTTTCCCGAGCTCCGCCATCCCCTGCGCACCATCGGATCAGTGCTCGAGGAGACGGTCTACCGCCCACGCCGTTCAGCTGCGCGCCAGCTGACCATCGCGGCCAAGGCCAACGGCATCCCGCTCTCGCGCGTCGACGAGGTCCTCTCACTGGTCGGTCTCGAGCACGAGAGCGAAGGGCGCATCGGCAGCTTCTCGCTGGGCATGCGTCAGCGGCTGAGCGTCGCACACGCCCTGCTGGGCGACCCCGGCGCCCTCGTGTTCGACGAGCCGGCCAACGGACTCGATCCCGAAGGCATCCGCTGGATGCGCCTGCTCATGCGCCGCCTCGCCGATGAGGGCCGCACGGTCCTCGTCTCCTCGCACGTGCTGAGCGAGATCGAGCAGGTCGCCGACCACGTGCTCGTGCTCTCGAAGGGACAGCTCATGCTGTCCAGCGGCATCGAGAAGCTCGCAGACCCGTCTGCCGGATCGGTCGTCGTGGATGCCGCAGACCGCGCCGCGCTGAAGGCGGCGCTCTCGGCCGCAGGCCTCGAGGTCGAGGTGCTCCGCTCCGGACTCACCGTCCGCGGCAGCAACGCCGGAAAGGTCGGCGCCATCGCTGCGTCGGCCGGCATCGCCCTCACCACGCTGGTGCAGCGCGGCCCCACGCTCGAAGACGTGTTCATCGAACTCGTGCGCGGCGGCACGCTCGCGCCGCACGCGATCGCGGCAGCCTCTCAGTTCATCGCTCCCGAAGCCGAGACTGGGACGTCGGATGCTGCGCTCGACGCCGCTCCTGCGACCACGGTCCTGCCTGCGGTGATCGGCGAGGCCGCTGCGGATGCCTCCGTCGATACGGTGGACGCCTCCGTCGAGACGGTGGATGCCGCGGACGGCTCTGACGGCTCTGACGACGCTGAGGATGCGCCTGCCGACGACGCGGCGAACGTCGACGAGGGTGCGGAGATCGCCGAGACTGACGCATCCGAGACCGAGTCTTCTGCGGATGGGGCCACCGGCACCGCGGCTTCGGATGCTGCGGCTCCGGAAGCTGCGGCTTCGGATGCGGGACAGACTGACGCTGCGGCTCAGACTGACGCCGCGGCGGCGGATGCCGCTGAGGCCAAGGCCGACGACGCTGCCTACGCGGCCGCGGCGGCTCGCGACGTCGAGCACGCGGCAGCAGAGCTCGGCTACGCGGCCGATGCCTCAGACGCGAACGACGCCGAAGATGCGGCAGATGTCGTGTCGGAGGCCGCCGAGGCCGAAGAACACTCCGGACACGACGCGGATGCCGACGGTGCATCCGATGATGGCGACGCCGTCTCCGCGGAGGGCGCCCGTCCCTCTTTCGATGACATCCTCTTCGGGACCGCGTCGGCGAACGATGCGGAACCGTCGGTCGACGCCGGCACCGAGTCCGCGCCTGCAGTCGAGGGGATCGACGAGCACTCCGGCGTCGAGTTCTTCACCGAGGTGCCGGCATCCGATGAGCCTGTGTCCGATGAGCCTGTGTCCGATGAGCCTGTGTCCGACGACGACTCGGCCGCCGCCGAGGGAGATGCGTCGGATGACGACCCGCGCTCCGCGGCTGTCAGCTCGATGCTCGCCGCAGCCGCACGCGCCTACTACGAGGACGAGCCGAAGGACTACCCGCTCGGCGAGTCGGAGGCACCCGAGCCCTCGTCCGACGCGCAGACCGATAACCACGACGACGAGCATCACGAGCAGCACGACGGCGAGCATCACCGCTCCTGA